ACGAGGTTATTGAATAAGGGTTATACTTTAATTGAACTATTAATCGTATTAGTTCTTTTTGTTTTAATAACTACACTTAGTATTACAAATTTTGGCTTTTTACATCGTAGTATAACTCGGGCAGAACTTTATCATTTGTATAGTCTGTGTTACTATCTACAACATAAGGCAATGGCAACCAGGCAAGAACAAAAGTTATATATTGATATTTCTCATAATACATATACGTACGATAACACAACGTATCAACTGCCTCAATCAGTTAGTTTTGGATATTTATCAGGTGTAAAAGGACCACCTACAGCGCCTAAAAAAATTTTGAGTAAGCCAGTCACATTTAAAAATGATACTGTTGAGTTCTATCCTGATGGTATTATATCTTCTGGTTCTATATATATAAGGGATGCGTATAATAACAGTTTACATGCCCTTACAAATGGCATTGCACATGTTTCATTTATTCGATTATATATATACAATAAGACGTGGAGACTGGTTGTATAGCTTATAAAGGAAAATAAAATAATATTATATTTTTGTATAAGACTCATAAATCCTGTTGTATATTCTATCTGTTCTTTTGTATGTTCATCAGTCTATTAGTCATCTTTAGTATTTGAATCATTCTCTTCATCATCATCTGAAAAATCTGAATCATCTGAAAAATCCGAATCATCTGAAAAATCTGAGAGATCATCTTTTCCTGCAGCTGATATAGATATTTTTTTTAAAATTAAAATACTATCCATAACGCTTTTTGCAA
The genomic region above belongs to Candidatus Dependentiae bacterium and contains:
- a CDS encoding prepilin-type N-terminal cleavage/methylation domain-containing protein, with the translated sequence MNKGYTLIELLIVLVLFVLITTLSITNFGFLHRSITRAELYHLYSLCYYLQHKAMATRQEQKLYIDISHNTYTYDNTTYQLPQSVSFGYLSGVKGPPTAPKKILSKPVTFKNDTVEFYPDGIISSGSIYIRDAYNNSLHALTNGIAHVSFIRLYIYNKTWRLVV